A genomic window from Montipora capricornis isolate CH-2021 chromosome 8, ASM3666992v2, whole genome shotgun sequence includes:
- the LOC138059431 gene encoding myocardin-like isoform X3, whose translation MAVDNGYKALERKLSQRGPREELVSRGIMPAVSAAPSIISQRTKLERAKTGDLLQKKIRGRPTRGQLVQRHILKETPGAVDPSLIDKQMRLKRKKLEDNLNDKLSFRPGPLELVKQNILEAGTEMSHAVQEGAVPFTDTTAIYEETLSPESTDSPEPSPEPSIVASPPSVASSPGSTCISSSVQALASLQAQTRKHSLEQQEQQQQQHQLFLQQQNGLQQPLPSQLPVSSAGIKKETRPRKKTAKSKVKKYKYHEYRPPNGDVQKSELPSDSPYGLLLQQQQLYLQLQVLFQNYPQHCMLPSIPENVKLGANCAKTNNKDSDSDKNIKIEDMRVVDMRRALKERGLPVFGSKTDLIKRLKECGALSSPESNSSSTSSPVVVSSQGQITTAAQSISQPQLGLPKHLLQPLQRSNSAPLQNPNLNTVQQLQMQILANNQSLQQLDVPPEVQQQLQQLQYLNLQLQLQQLNIQQQQNIQPKPQDIPTVGKTGTVKTETLMDKSCSLQGRSVEQSQVNDEKPKPHGIQRQSHCMQMTPGNVSFQHQQVQPHIDHPEKANSLDSIDSNPGSVESQILSWDQQHPLFDGGSESYPSPGSQHSDLSNLSPLQVDHLSRSMEAIPSTNLCQGNSKADIHLMQRSYSERSPSEAPDDYFIVVPQTKPRSLSEPQFPVSTHKRSMSSPSAPYVTPPPSYEAHMAAKQHQQHRNVGLEDQMVSGCSFTKDVSPKHNDLDLPLDSVIQDKELSQELQKAMIKNFPSFNHDDILEILGEPRSQQPTTSVTTLYGGVVSPSYSSPGAHLTQTRSKSPNFGPCLSQRTLQIHNSPGRISKSCEDVSRDVAIGSKFLPQLDNNAMADIDHYLCPMSPMKIDSCDADENSGLLSHSSNSIPIPSSNFITGRTENLNWLDLSVSPNSQILSHGNVDVMHNNNHKGTPPPHLYDPLSTFRDEHFPLSLFDLETPTALHPPSDFGETMDYCV comes from the exons ATGGCAGTTGACAATGGATATAAAG CTCTGGAGAGAAAGCTGTCGCAAAGAGGACCTAGGGAAGAACTGGTGAGCAGAGGAATCATGCCAG CGGTCAGTGCTGCTCCGTCAATTATTTCCCAGAGGACGAAGCTTGAAAGAGCGAAG ACTGGTGATCTTctacaaaagaaaataaggggAAGACCAACCCGCGGTCAACTTGTGCAAAGGCATATTTTGAAAG AAACCCCTGGTGCTGTGGATCCATCACTGATTGACAAGCAGATGAGATTGAAGAGGAAGAAACTGGAAGACAACCTCAATGACAAATTATCCTTTCGACCGGGCCCTCTTGAGCTTGTTaagcaaaatattttggaaGCTGGTACAGAAATGAGCCATGCCGTGCAGGAGGGGGCTGTGCCATTTACAGATACCACTGCAATTTATGAGGAAACATTGTCGCCAGAAAGCACTGACTCACCAGAACCCTCCCCTGAACCAAGCATAGTTGCATCACCTCCAAGTGTTGCATCTTCTCCAGGCTCAACATGCATTTCATCATCTGTGCAGGCTCTGGCATCCTTGCAGGCTCAGACACGTAAGCATTCACTAGAACAACAGGaacagcagcagcaacagcatCAGTTGtttttacaacaacaaaatggcCTGCAGCAGCCTCTTCCATCACAATTGCCAGTTTCATCAGCAGGAATTAAGAAGGAGACGAGGCCTCGCAAGAAAACAGCTAAGTCCAAGGTTAAAAAGTACAAGTATCACGAGTACAGGCCACCCAACGGTGATGTGCAGAAGTCTGAATTGCCATCAGATTCACCTTATGGATTGCTTTTGCAGCAACAACAGCtttatcttcagttgcaagtgCTGTTCCAGAATTATCCACAGCACTGCATGCTTCCATCCATTCCAGAGAATGTGAAACTTGGGGCAAATTGTGCCAAAACAAATAACAAGGATTCCGATTCtgacaaaaacattaaaattgaGGATATGCGAGTTGTTGACATGAGAAGAGCTCTAAAAGAGCGTGGTCTTCCTGTGTTTGGTTCAAAGACTGATTTAATAAAGAGACTAAAAGAATGTGGAGCTCTTTCCTCACCAGAGTCCAACAGCAGCAGTACTTCATCTCCTGTAGTGGTCTCATCACAGGGACAGATAACAACTGCTGCCCAAAGTATTTCACAACCACAACTAGGTCTTCCAAAACATTTACTGCAACCACTGCAGAGGTCAAATTCCGCACCATTGCAGAATCCAAACTTGAACACTGTGCAGCAGTTGCAGATGCAGATCTTGGCAAATAATCAAAGTCTACAACAGCTCGATGTTCCCCCTGAGGTACAACAGCAACTGCAGCAGCTGCAGTATCTGAATTTGCAACTTCAGTTACAGCAATTAAATATCCAGCAACAGCAGAATATACAGCCGAAGCCCCAGGATATACCAACTGTCGGTAAAACTGGGACGGTAAAAACTGAGACACTGATGGACAAAAGCTGTTCATTACAAGGCAGATCTGTTGAGCAAAGTCAAGTTAATGATGAGAAGCCAAAACCACATGGCATCCAACGCCAAAGCCATTGCATGCAGATGACACCTGGAAATGTTAGTTTTCAACACCAACAGGTGCAGCCACATATAGATCATCCTGAAAAAGCAAATTCTTTGGACAGTATAGACTCTAACCCAGGAAGTGTCGAAAGTCAAATTCTGTCATGGGATCAGCAACACCCACTGTTTGATGGAGGGAGTGAGTCGTATCCGTCACCTGGCTCACAACACTCAGACTTGTCAAATTTGTCTCCATTACAAGTAGACCATCTCTCTCGCAGCATGGAGGCAATACCAAGCACTAATCTTTGTCAAGGGAATTCCAAGGCAGATATTCATCTTATGCAGAGGTCTTACTCTGAAAGGTCCCCGTCTGAAGCGCCTGATGATTACTTCATTGTGGTTCCGCAGACAAAGCCAAGGTCATTGTCTGAGCCGCAGTTCCCTGTTTCAACTCATAAGCGGAGTATGTCTTCTCCGTCAGCTCCCTACGTTACTCCCCCACCAAGCTACGAGGCTCACATGGCTGCCAAGCAACATCAACAACATCGGAATGTTGGGTTGGAGGATCAGATGGTTAGTGGTTGCTCTTTTACAAAGGATGTCAGTCCCAAACATAATGACTTGGACTTGCCACTGGATTCTGTCATTCAGGACAAGGAATTAAGTCAAGAACTACAGAAG GCCATGATAAAGAATTTTCCATCGTTTAATCATGATGATATACTTGAGATACTTGGAG AGCCTCGCAGTCAACAACCGACTACCAGTGTAACAACACTTTATGGTGGAGTAGTGTCACCATCATACTCctcaccaggagcccatctgacTCAAACAAGAAGCAAGTCACCTAACTTTGGACCATGTCTTAGTCAGCGCACTCTTCAAATTCACAATTCTCCAGGAAGGATATCTAAAAGTTGTGAAGATGTGAGCCGTGATGTGGCCATTGGCAGCAAATTTCTACCACAGTTGGATAACAATGCAATGGCTGATATTGATCACTATCTTTGTCCAATGTCTCCTATGAAAATTGACTCATGCGATGCAGATGAGAATTCAGGCTTACTAAGCCACTCCTCGAATTCCATACCTATTCCATCGTCAAATTTTATTACTGGAAGGACAGAAAATCTTAACTGGCTGGACTTGAGTGTGTCACCCAACTCACAGATTTTATCGCATGGCAATGTGGACGTTATGCACAACAACAATCATAAAGGAACTCCACCCCCACATCTCTATGATCCTTTGTCAACATTCAGAGATGAACATTTTCCTCTTTCATTATTTGATTTGGAAACGCCAACAGCACTTCATCCTCCAAGTGACTTTGGTGAAACGATGGATTATTGTGTGTAG
- the LOC138059431 gene encoding myocardin-like isoform X2 has product MHFLQHLMTTRVICDVGNALERKLSQRGPREELVSRGIMPAVSAAPSIISQRTKLERAKTGDLLQKKIRGRPTRGQLVQRHILKETPGAVDPSLIDKQMRLKRKKLEDNLNDKLSFRPGPLELVKQNILEAGTEMSHAVQEGAVPFTDTTAIYEETLSPESTDSPEPSPEPSIVASPPSVASSPGSTCISSSVQALASLQAQTRKHSLEQQEQQQQQHQLFLQQQNGLQQPLPSQLPVSSAGIKKETRPRKKTAKSKVKKYKYHEYRPPNGDVQKSELPSDSPYGLLLQQQQLYLQLQVLFQNYPQHCMLPSIPENVKLGANCAKTNNKDSDSDKNIKIEDMRVVDMRRALKERGLPVFGSKTDLIKRLKECGALSSPESNSSSTSSPVVVSSQGQITTAAQSISQPQLGLPKHLLQPLQRSNSAPLQNPNLNTVQQLQMQILANNQSLQQLDVPPEVQQQLQQLQYLNLQLQLQQLNIQQQQNIQPKPQDIPTVGKTGTVKTETLMDKSCSLQGRSVEQSQVNDEKPKPHGIQRQSHCMQMTPGNVSFQHQQVQPHIDHPEKANSLDSIDSNPGSVESQILSWDQQHPLFDGGSESYPSPGSQHSDLSNLSPLQVDHLSRSMEAIPSTNLCQGNSKADIHLMQRSYSERSPSEAPDDYFIVVPQTKPRSLSEPQFPVSTHKRSMSSPSAPYVTPPPSYEAHMAAKQHQQHRNVGLEDQMVSGCSFTKDVSPKHNDLDLPLDSVIQDKELSQELQKAMIKNFPSFNHDDILEILGEPRSQQPTTSVTTLYGGVVSPSYSSPGAHLTQTRSKSPNFGPCLSQRTLQIHNSPGRISKSCEDVSRDVAIGSKFLPQLDNNAMADIDHYLCPMSPMKIDSCDADENSGLLSHSSNSIPIPSSNFITGRTENLNWLDLSVSPNSQILSHGNVDVMHNNNHKGTPPPHLYDPLSTFRDEHFPLSLFDLETPTALHPPSDFGETMDYCV; this is encoded by the exons ATGCATTTCCTGCAACATCTAATGACTACAAGAGTGATTTGCGATGTAGGAAACG CTCTGGAGAGAAAGCTGTCGCAAAGAGGACCTAGGGAAGAACTGGTGAGCAGAGGAATCATGCCAG CGGTCAGTGCTGCTCCGTCAATTATTTCCCAGAGGACGAAGCTTGAAAGAGCGAAG ACTGGTGATCTTctacaaaagaaaataaggggAAGACCAACCCGCGGTCAACTTGTGCAAAGGCATATTTTGAAAG AAACCCCTGGTGCTGTGGATCCATCACTGATTGACAAGCAGATGAGATTGAAGAGGAAGAAACTGGAAGACAACCTCAATGACAAATTATCCTTTCGACCGGGCCCTCTTGAGCTTGTTaagcaaaatattttggaaGCTGGTACAGAAATGAGCCATGCCGTGCAGGAGGGGGCTGTGCCATTTACAGATACCACTGCAATTTATGAGGAAACATTGTCGCCAGAAAGCACTGACTCACCAGAACCCTCCCCTGAACCAAGCATAGTTGCATCACCTCCAAGTGTTGCATCTTCTCCAGGCTCAACATGCATTTCATCATCTGTGCAGGCTCTGGCATCCTTGCAGGCTCAGACACGTAAGCATTCACTAGAACAACAGGaacagcagcagcaacagcatCAGTTGtttttacaacaacaaaatggcCTGCAGCAGCCTCTTCCATCACAATTGCCAGTTTCATCAGCAGGAATTAAGAAGGAGACGAGGCCTCGCAAGAAAACAGCTAAGTCCAAGGTTAAAAAGTACAAGTATCACGAGTACAGGCCACCCAACGGTGATGTGCAGAAGTCTGAATTGCCATCAGATTCACCTTATGGATTGCTTTTGCAGCAACAACAGCtttatcttcagttgcaagtgCTGTTCCAGAATTATCCACAGCACTGCATGCTTCCATCCATTCCAGAGAATGTGAAACTTGGGGCAAATTGTGCCAAAACAAATAACAAGGATTCCGATTCtgacaaaaacattaaaattgaGGATATGCGAGTTGTTGACATGAGAAGAGCTCTAAAAGAGCGTGGTCTTCCTGTGTTTGGTTCAAAGACTGATTTAATAAAGAGACTAAAAGAATGTGGAGCTCTTTCCTCACCAGAGTCCAACAGCAGCAGTACTTCATCTCCTGTAGTGGTCTCATCACAGGGACAGATAACAACTGCTGCCCAAAGTATTTCACAACCACAACTAGGTCTTCCAAAACATTTACTGCAACCACTGCAGAGGTCAAATTCCGCACCATTGCAGAATCCAAACTTGAACACTGTGCAGCAGTTGCAGATGCAGATCTTGGCAAATAATCAAAGTCTACAACAGCTCGATGTTCCCCCTGAGGTACAACAGCAACTGCAGCAGCTGCAGTATCTGAATTTGCAACTTCAGTTACAGCAATTAAATATCCAGCAACAGCAGAATATACAGCCGAAGCCCCAGGATATACCAACTGTCGGTAAAACTGGGACGGTAAAAACTGAGACACTGATGGACAAAAGCTGTTCATTACAAGGCAGATCTGTTGAGCAAAGTCAAGTTAATGATGAGAAGCCAAAACCACATGGCATCCAACGCCAAAGCCATTGCATGCAGATGACACCTGGAAATGTTAGTTTTCAACACCAACAGGTGCAGCCACATATAGATCATCCTGAAAAAGCAAATTCTTTGGACAGTATAGACTCTAACCCAGGAAGTGTCGAAAGTCAAATTCTGTCATGGGATCAGCAACACCCACTGTTTGATGGAGGGAGTGAGTCGTATCCGTCACCTGGCTCACAACACTCAGACTTGTCAAATTTGTCTCCATTACAAGTAGACCATCTCTCTCGCAGCATGGAGGCAATACCAAGCACTAATCTTTGTCAAGGGAATTCCAAGGCAGATATTCATCTTATGCAGAGGTCTTACTCTGAAAGGTCCCCGTCTGAAGCGCCTGATGATTACTTCATTGTGGTTCCGCAGACAAAGCCAAGGTCATTGTCTGAGCCGCAGTTCCCTGTTTCAACTCATAAGCGGAGTATGTCTTCTCCGTCAGCTCCCTACGTTACTCCCCCACCAAGCTACGAGGCTCACATGGCTGCCAAGCAACATCAACAACATCGGAATGTTGGGTTGGAGGATCAGATGGTTAGTGGTTGCTCTTTTACAAAGGATGTCAGTCCCAAACATAATGACTTGGACTTGCCACTGGATTCTGTCATTCAGGACAAGGAATTAAGTCAAGAACTACAGAAG GCCATGATAAAGAATTTTCCATCGTTTAATCATGATGATATACTTGAGATACTTGGAG AGCCTCGCAGTCAACAACCGACTACCAGTGTAACAACACTTTATGGTGGAGTAGTGTCACCATCATACTCctcaccaggagcccatctgacTCAAACAAGAAGCAAGTCACCTAACTTTGGACCATGTCTTAGTCAGCGCACTCTTCAAATTCACAATTCTCCAGGAAGGATATCTAAAAGTTGTGAAGATGTGAGCCGTGATGTGGCCATTGGCAGCAAATTTCTACCACAGTTGGATAACAATGCAATGGCTGATATTGATCACTATCTTTGTCCAATGTCTCCTATGAAAATTGACTCATGCGATGCAGATGAGAATTCAGGCTTACTAAGCCACTCCTCGAATTCCATACCTATTCCATCGTCAAATTTTATTACTGGAAGGACAGAAAATCTTAACTGGCTGGACTTGAGTGTGTCACCCAACTCACAGATTTTATCGCATGGCAATGTGGACGTTATGCACAACAACAATCATAAAGGAACTCCACCCCCACATCTCTATGATCCTTTGTCAACATTCAGAGATGAACATTTTCCTCTTTCATTATTTGATTTGGAAACGCCAACAGCACTTCATCCTCCAAGTGACTTTGGTGAAACGATGGATTATTGTGTGTAG
- the LOC138059431 gene encoding myocardin-like isoform X1, producing the protein MAWNFQRPEVVQGMAVSQSQPSMSHEQLVSNRDALERKLSQRGPREELVSRGIMPAVSAAPSIISQRTKLERAKTGDLLQKKIRGRPTRGQLVQRHILKETPGAVDPSLIDKQMRLKRKKLEDNLNDKLSFRPGPLELVKQNILEAGTEMSHAVQEGAVPFTDTTAIYEETLSPESTDSPEPSPEPSIVASPPSVASSPGSTCISSSVQALASLQAQTRKHSLEQQEQQQQQHQLFLQQQNGLQQPLPSQLPVSSAGIKKETRPRKKTAKSKVKKYKYHEYRPPNGDVQKSELPSDSPYGLLLQQQQLYLQLQVLFQNYPQHCMLPSIPENVKLGANCAKTNNKDSDSDKNIKIEDMRVVDMRRALKERGLPVFGSKTDLIKRLKECGALSSPESNSSSTSSPVVVSSQGQITTAAQSISQPQLGLPKHLLQPLQRSNSAPLQNPNLNTVQQLQMQILANNQSLQQLDVPPEVQQQLQQLQYLNLQLQLQQLNIQQQQNIQPKPQDIPTVGKTGTVKTETLMDKSCSLQGRSVEQSQVNDEKPKPHGIQRQSHCMQMTPGNVSFQHQQVQPHIDHPEKANSLDSIDSNPGSVESQILSWDQQHPLFDGGSESYPSPGSQHSDLSNLSPLQVDHLSRSMEAIPSTNLCQGNSKADIHLMQRSYSERSPSEAPDDYFIVVPQTKPRSLSEPQFPVSTHKRSMSSPSAPYVTPPPSYEAHMAAKQHQQHRNVGLEDQMVSGCSFTKDVSPKHNDLDLPLDSVIQDKELSQELQKAMIKNFPSFNHDDILEILGEPRSQQPTTSVTTLYGGVVSPSYSSPGAHLTQTRSKSPNFGPCLSQRTLQIHNSPGRISKSCEDVSRDVAIGSKFLPQLDNNAMADIDHYLCPMSPMKIDSCDADENSGLLSHSSNSIPIPSSNFITGRTENLNWLDLSVSPNSQILSHGNVDVMHNNNHKGTPPPHLYDPLSTFRDEHFPLSLFDLETPTALHPPSDFGETMDYCV; encoded by the exons ATGGCTTGGAATTTCCAAAGGCCTGAAGTAGTGCAAGGAATGGCAGTGTCGCAATCGCAACCGTCTATGAGCCACGAGCAACTCGTGAGCAACAGAGACG CTCTGGAGAGAAAGCTGTCGCAAAGAGGACCTAGGGAAGAACTGGTGAGCAGAGGAATCATGCCAG CGGTCAGTGCTGCTCCGTCAATTATTTCCCAGAGGACGAAGCTTGAAAGAGCGAAG ACTGGTGATCTTctacaaaagaaaataaggggAAGACCAACCCGCGGTCAACTTGTGCAAAGGCATATTTTGAAAG AAACCCCTGGTGCTGTGGATCCATCACTGATTGACAAGCAGATGAGATTGAAGAGGAAGAAACTGGAAGACAACCTCAATGACAAATTATCCTTTCGACCGGGCCCTCTTGAGCTTGTTaagcaaaatattttggaaGCTGGTACAGAAATGAGCCATGCCGTGCAGGAGGGGGCTGTGCCATTTACAGATACCACTGCAATTTATGAGGAAACATTGTCGCCAGAAAGCACTGACTCACCAGAACCCTCCCCTGAACCAAGCATAGTTGCATCACCTCCAAGTGTTGCATCTTCTCCAGGCTCAACATGCATTTCATCATCTGTGCAGGCTCTGGCATCCTTGCAGGCTCAGACACGTAAGCATTCACTAGAACAACAGGaacagcagcagcaacagcatCAGTTGtttttacaacaacaaaatggcCTGCAGCAGCCTCTTCCATCACAATTGCCAGTTTCATCAGCAGGAATTAAGAAGGAGACGAGGCCTCGCAAGAAAACAGCTAAGTCCAAGGTTAAAAAGTACAAGTATCACGAGTACAGGCCACCCAACGGTGATGTGCAGAAGTCTGAATTGCCATCAGATTCACCTTATGGATTGCTTTTGCAGCAACAACAGCtttatcttcagttgcaagtgCTGTTCCAGAATTATCCACAGCACTGCATGCTTCCATCCATTCCAGAGAATGTGAAACTTGGGGCAAATTGTGCCAAAACAAATAACAAGGATTCCGATTCtgacaaaaacattaaaattgaGGATATGCGAGTTGTTGACATGAGAAGAGCTCTAAAAGAGCGTGGTCTTCCTGTGTTTGGTTCAAAGACTGATTTAATAAAGAGACTAAAAGAATGTGGAGCTCTTTCCTCACCAGAGTCCAACAGCAGCAGTACTTCATCTCCTGTAGTGGTCTCATCACAGGGACAGATAACAACTGCTGCCCAAAGTATTTCACAACCACAACTAGGTCTTCCAAAACATTTACTGCAACCACTGCAGAGGTCAAATTCCGCACCATTGCAGAATCCAAACTTGAACACTGTGCAGCAGTTGCAGATGCAGATCTTGGCAAATAATCAAAGTCTACAACAGCTCGATGTTCCCCCTGAGGTACAACAGCAACTGCAGCAGCTGCAGTATCTGAATTTGCAACTTCAGTTACAGCAATTAAATATCCAGCAACAGCAGAATATACAGCCGAAGCCCCAGGATATACCAACTGTCGGTAAAACTGGGACGGTAAAAACTGAGACACTGATGGACAAAAGCTGTTCATTACAAGGCAGATCTGTTGAGCAAAGTCAAGTTAATGATGAGAAGCCAAAACCACATGGCATCCAACGCCAAAGCCATTGCATGCAGATGACACCTGGAAATGTTAGTTTTCAACACCAACAGGTGCAGCCACATATAGATCATCCTGAAAAAGCAAATTCTTTGGACAGTATAGACTCTAACCCAGGAAGTGTCGAAAGTCAAATTCTGTCATGGGATCAGCAACACCCACTGTTTGATGGAGGGAGTGAGTCGTATCCGTCACCTGGCTCACAACACTCAGACTTGTCAAATTTGTCTCCATTACAAGTAGACCATCTCTCTCGCAGCATGGAGGCAATACCAAGCACTAATCTTTGTCAAGGGAATTCCAAGGCAGATATTCATCTTATGCAGAGGTCTTACTCTGAAAGGTCCCCGTCTGAAGCGCCTGATGATTACTTCATTGTGGTTCCGCAGACAAAGCCAAGGTCATTGTCTGAGCCGCAGTTCCCTGTTTCAACTCATAAGCGGAGTATGTCTTCTCCGTCAGCTCCCTACGTTACTCCCCCACCAAGCTACGAGGCTCACATGGCTGCCAAGCAACATCAACAACATCGGAATGTTGGGTTGGAGGATCAGATGGTTAGTGGTTGCTCTTTTACAAAGGATGTCAGTCCCAAACATAATGACTTGGACTTGCCACTGGATTCTGTCATTCAGGACAAGGAATTAAGTCAAGAACTACAGAAG GCCATGATAAAGAATTTTCCATCGTTTAATCATGATGATATACTTGAGATACTTGGAG AGCCTCGCAGTCAACAACCGACTACCAGTGTAACAACACTTTATGGTGGAGTAGTGTCACCATCATACTCctcaccaggagcccatctgacTCAAACAAGAAGCAAGTCACCTAACTTTGGACCATGTCTTAGTCAGCGCACTCTTCAAATTCACAATTCTCCAGGAAGGATATCTAAAAGTTGTGAAGATGTGAGCCGTGATGTGGCCATTGGCAGCAAATTTCTACCACAGTTGGATAACAATGCAATGGCTGATATTGATCACTATCTTTGTCCAATGTCTCCTATGAAAATTGACTCATGCGATGCAGATGAGAATTCAGGCTTACTAAGCCACTCCTCGAATTCCATACCTATTCCATCGTCAAATTTTATTACTGGAAGGACAGAAAATCTTAACTGGCTGGACTTGAGTGTGTCACCCAACTCACAGATTTTATCGCATGGCAATGTGGACGTTATGCACAACAACAATCATAAAGGAACTCCACCCCCACATCTCTATGATCCTTTGTCAACATTCAGAGATGAACATTTTCCTCTTTCATTATTTGATTTGGAAACGCCAACAGCACTTCATCCTCCAAGTGACTTTGGTGAAACGATGGATTATTGTGTGTAG